The Thermothielavioides terrestris NRRL 8126 chromosome 2, complete sequence genome includes a region encoding these proteins:
- a CDS encoding glycoside hydrolase family 61 protein — MKTFTALLAAAGLVAGHGYVDNATIGGQFYQFYQPYVDPYLATLPDRVSRSIPGNGPVTDVTLIDLQCNANSTPAKLHATAAAGSDVILRWTLWPESHVGPVITYMARCPDTGCQDWMPGTSAVWFKIKEGGRDGTSNTWADTPLMTAPTSYTYTIPSCLKKGYYLVRHEIIALHAAYTYPGAQFYPGCHQLNVTGGGSTVPSSGLVAFPGAYKGSDPGITYDAYKAQTYQIPGPAVFTC, encoded by the exons ATGAAGACATTCACCGCCCTCCTGGCCGCagccggcctcgtcgccggccatgGATATGTCGACAACGCCACCATTGGCGGCCAGTTTTATCAG TTCTATCAG CCTTACGTCGACCCGTATTTAGCAACCTTG CCCGACAGGGTCTCTCGATCCATCCCGGGCAACGGCCCGGTCACGGACGTCACTCTCATCGACCTGCAGTGCAACGCCAATTCCACCCCGGCCAAGCTCCACGccactgccgctgccggctcGGACGTGATTCTCCGCTGGACGCTCTGGCCTGAGTCGCACGTTGGCCCCGTCATCACCTACATGGCCCGCTGCCCCGACACGGGCTGCCAGGACTGGATGCCGGGCACTTC TGCGGTCTGGTTCAAGATCAAGGagggcggccgcgacggcacTTCCAACACCTGGGCCGAC ACCCCGCTGATGACGGCGCCCACCTCGTACACGTACACGATCCCCTCCTGCCTGAAGAAGGGCTACTACCTGGTCCGCCACGAGATCATCGCGCTGCACGCCGCCTACACCTACCCCGGCGCGCAGTTCTACCCGGGCTGCCACCAGCTCAACGTCACGGGCGGCGGGTCCACCGTACCGTCGAGCGGCCTGGTGGCCTTTCCCGGGGCGTACAAGGGCAGTGACCCCGGGATTACGTACGATGCGTATAAAG CGCAAACGTACCAGATTCCTGGGCCGGCGGTCTTTACTTGCTGA